Below is a window of Flavobacterium sp. N2820 DNA.
ATACGAAATCGCTTGAAAATCTGGTTTTTCATAATGCACATTTGCCCATTCTGGCTCAATCATTTCTAACCAAGCTCTGAAAGCTTCTAAACGCCATTCTGTCATCCATTCAGGCTCTTCCTTTTTCTTTGAAATCGCACGAACGATGTCTTCATTTAGACCAATAGGAAACGTTTCCGAGTCCAATTCGGTATAAAATCCGTATTCGTATTCTTTATTTTCTAATTCGACTTTTAAGTCGTCTTCTGTGTATTTACTCATTTTTTTAATTTAAAAATTTAAAGATTGAAGAATTTAAAAATTCCCATAAAACCTTCAAACTATCATTTTTCTAATTTTGAATCTAAATACTTTATAAAATTAGAAATGTTTTGAGAAATCTCAATTGTTAATTGAAAACTATCTTGCATTTCATTTTCTGTACAAAATTCTAATTCTTTTGCTAATAGTAGCATATTTCTAACTTCAGCACAACTCCCTTTTGCAATTTTTAAATATCGAATGAATTGCTTATTGTTGTTATATTCTGAACCTTCAGCTATATTATTTGTAATCGAAATTACAGCTCTTTTAATTTGATCTTTAAAACCAAATTCTTTCTCTAATGAAGAATTATTCAATAATTTAAAAACTTGTTTTGTAAGCAAAACACCTTTTTTGTGAACTTCAAATTCTTCAAAAGATTTCGTCATAATCTTTAAATCATTTAATTTTTCAATCTTTAAATTTTATAACGAGAAACTCTCTCCACATCCACACGTTCTTTGTGCATTTGGATTGTTAAAAACAAATCCTTTTCCGTTTAAACCACCCGAAAATTCTAATATTGTTCCTGCCAAGTAAAGAAAACTCTTTTTTTCTACAGCAATTTTTACATTATTATCTTCAAATATTTTATCGTTTTCTCCTATTTCGTTGTCAAATTTTAAATCATAAGACAAACCCGAGCAACCACCACTTTTTACGCCTACTCGAACGTAATCTTTGGCTGCATCAAAACCATCTTCTTGCATCATGCTGATGATTTTTTTACTTGCTGTATCAGATACTTTAATCATTTCTTATTTTGATTTTGTCTAAATTAACTGCAAAGATAAGCCATAAATTGCTTTTTACAAGAGTTGCTAACATTTTTATAACTTATCGATTCATAGTTTCTGTTTATAGTATTTTTTGTAATTTGGCTGAAAAATGTTTGAAGTATGAAATTATACCCAATTGAAGCTGGAAATTTTAAATTAGATGGTGGCGCTATGTTTGGAGTGGTACCTAAAACCATTTGGAATAAAACCAATCCAGCCGACGAAAATAATTTAATTGACATCGCCGCGAGATGTTTATTAATTGAAGACGGCAATCGACTAACGCTTATTGATACCGGAATGGGCAACAAACAATCAGATAAATTTTTTGGATATTATTCGTTATGGGGAGAGCATTCATTAGATAATTCACTAAAAAAAGCTGGTTTTCATCGCGATGATATTACCGATGTGTTTATGACGCATTTGCATTTTGACCATTGTGGTGGAAGTGTCAATTGGAACAAAGATAAAACGGGTTACGAAGTGGCTTTTAAAAATGCGAAATTTTGGACAAACGACAACCATTGGGAATGGGCAACGAAACCAAATTCAAGAGAAAAAGCTTCTTTTTTACATGAAAATATCATTCCAATGCAAGAAAGCGGTCAGTTGAATTTCGTTAAAAGACCACAAGGTGATTTTTTATCAGAATCTGAATTGGGATTTGGGATTTTCTTTGCTGATGGTCATACCGAAAAACAAATGTTACCGCACATCAACTACAATGGAAAAACTATCGTTTTTTGTGCCGATTTATTAGCAACCGCTGGTCATATTCCTATTCCATATGTAATGGGTTATGATACAAGGCCATTATTAACATTGGACGAAAAAGCAAAATTCATGAATGCAGCAGCAGATAATAATTATTATTTGTTTTTAGAACACGATGCACATAATGAAATTATCACGGTAGAACGAACCGAAAAAGGGGTTCGTTTAAAAGAGGTTTTTAAATGCGATGATATTTTAAAATAATGTTAAAAACACTCAAAACTGTAACAAATAGACAACATTTCAGTCCAATAACTGAAAATTAATTAATTGAAAACATGAAGAAAATTTTTAGACCACTTTATTTAAGCTTGGCTTTAGGATTTATTTTAGCAAGTTGTGGATCGCAAAAAATGGTTTCAACTGCTGTTGAAAACGTTGATAATTTACC
It encodes the following:
- a CDS encoding HesB/IscA family protein, giving the protein MIKVSDTASKKIISMMQEDGFDAAKDYVRVGVKSGGCSGLSYDLKFDNEIGENDKIFEDNNVKIAVEKKSFLYLAGTILEFSGGLNGKGFVFNNPNAQRTCGCGESFSL
- a CDS encoding MBL fold metallo-hydrolase; the protein is MKLYPIEAGNFKLDGGAMFGVVPKTIWNKTNPADENNLIDIAARCLLIEDGNRLTLIDTGMGNKQSDKFFGYYSLWGEHSLDNSLKKAGFHRDDITDVFMTHLHFDHCGGSVNWNKDKTGYEVAFKNAKFWTNDNHWEWATKPNSREKASFLHENIIPMQESGQLNFVKRPQGDFLSESELGFGIFFADGHTEKQMLPHINYNGKTIVFCADLLATAGHIPIPYVMGYDTRPLLTLDEKAKFMNAAADNNYYLFLEHDAHNEIITVERTEKGVRLKEVFKCDDILK
- a CDS encoding four helix bundle protein: MTKSFEEFEVHKKGVLLTKQVFKLLNNSSLEKEFGFKDQIKRAVISITNNIAEGSEYNNNKQFIRYLKIAKGSCAEVRNMLLLAKELEFCTENEMQDSFQLTIEISQNISNFIKYLDSKLEK